A single genomic interval of Musa acuminata AAA Group cultivar baxijiao chromosome BXJ3-4, Cavendish_Baxijiao_AAA, whole genome shotgun sequence harbors:
- the LOC135634900 gene encoding uncharacterized protein LOC135634900 translates to MLITGCLWRALEQPLRELHRFFREGEQYVRRCLEPGEWWGKAVALIQNSECVELHLHNLLWCVPVVLEAIENVAEATAGGDQEDIQKKRLVFSKKYEREWMEPELFQHKLGKLYLSSQELRTRLETAWKEDRWILSETIAEKASSGSRPLTKQENRLAQLLVGPKGKLWPSSVLVGSPDYQVRRRFGSGSVYYKEIQWMGETFVVKHVIGDTASLTNEISILSSIAHPNVMQYMYCFTDEEKKECLMLMELISKDLSCYIREVCSTRRKVLPLLVAVDTMLQIARGMEYLHSKQIYHGDLNPSNIFVKARNPSPDGYLHAKVGGLGLSPATNSKASSCIWHSPEVLLEQEQTGDGSSSSSKRTEKADVYSFAMICFELLTGKVPFEDNHLQGDKMSKNIRAGERPLFPSQSPKYLVTLTRRCWHSDPSQRPSFSSVCRVLRYLKRFLVLNPDHSQPDPTPPPVDYFDLESSLSKKFANWARGDLLRASEVPFQMYAFRVLERERTSANVKERSSESGSEGASVCGDENACNGVLPDDDDTIATVVSADKSLPQKVTLDTNKKTTSARKADGKANKQSSGQNQKARMVRSPQLSCGRSVKMNSERQLQPVVMSPGRQKTSGHNSDT, encoded by the exons ATGTTGATAACTGGTTGTTTGTGGCGCGCCCTCGAGCAACCTCTCAGGGAGCTCCACCGCTTCTTCCGGGAGGGAGAGCAGTACGTGAGGCGGTGCCTCGAGCCGGGGGAGTGGTGGGGGAAAGCCGTCGCCCTCATCCAGAATTCCGAATGCGTCGAACTCCACCTCCACAATCTGCTCTGGTGCGTCCCCGTCGTGCTCGAGGCGATCGAGAACGTCGCCGAGGCCACCGCCGGGGGTGACCAGGAAGACATCCAAAAGAAGCGGCTCGTCTTCTCCAAGAAGTACGAGAGGGAGTGGATGGAGCCCGAGCTCTTCCAGCACAAGCTAGGGAAGCTCTACTTGTCCTCGCAAGAACTGCGCACCAGATTGGAGACGGCATGGAAGGAGGACCGATGGATTCTCTCCGAGACCATAGCCGAGAAGGCGAGCTCCGGGTCCAGGCCTCTGACGAAGCAGGAGAACAGGCTTGCCCAGCTCCTGGTTGGCCCAAAGGGGAAGCTTTGGCCGAGCTCAGTCCTCGTTGGCTCGCCGGACTACCAAGTAAGAAGAAGATTTGGGAGTGGGAGCGTCTACTACAAGGAGATCCAATGGATGGGCGAGACCTTCGTGGTGAAGCACGTTATCGGAGACACAGCGTCACTGACGAACGAGATCTCCATCCTCTCATCGATCGCGCACCCGAACGTAATGCAGTACATGTACTGCTTCACCGACGAAGAGAAGAAAGAGTGCTTGATGCTGATGGAGCTGATAAGCAAAGATCTCTCTTGTTACATACGAGAGGTTTGCTCCACAAGGAGAAAGGTGCTTCCTTTGCTGGTGGCAGTGGACACGATGCTTCAAATAGCCAGAGGAATGGAGTACCTTCACTCGAAGCAGATCTACCATGGCGACCTGAACCCTTCGAACATCTTCGTCAAGGCGAGGAATCCATCACCAGACGGCTATCTGCACGCGAAAGTTGGCGGCTTGGGGCTGTCGCCGGCGACGAACTCCAAGGCTTCATCATGCATTTGGCATTCTCCGGAGGTTCTACTGGAGCAGGAGCAGACGGGggatggcagcagcagcagctcaaaGCGCACGGAGAAGGCGGACGTCTACAGCTTCGCCATGATATGCTTCGAACTCTTGACAGGAAAGGTACCCTTCGAGGACAACCATCTGCAGGGAGACAAGATGAGCAAGAACATCAGGGCCGGGGAGAGGCCATTGTTTCCGTCTCAGTCTCCCAAGTACCTCGTGACCCTAACGAGGAGATGCTGGCACTCTGATCCCTCGCAGCGCCCGAGCTTCTCCTCTGTTTGCAGGGTGCTCCGTTACCTCAAACGGTTCCTGGTGCTGAATCCAGATCACAGCCAGCCGGATCCGACGCCGCCGCCGGTGGATTACTTCGATCTGGAGAGCAGTCTGTCGAAGAAGTTCGCGAACTGGGCAAGGGGCGACCTTCTCCGAGCCTCGGAAGTGCCCTTCCAAATGTATGCATTCAGAGTGCTGGAAAGGGAGAGGACGAGCGCGAACGTGAAGGAGAGGAGCTCGGAGTCGGGCAGCGAGGGGGCATCAGTTTGCGGCGATGAGAATGCATGTAATGGTGTTCTTCCAGATGATGATGATACAATCGCGACCGTTGTTAGTGCCGATAAGTCGTTGCCTCAAAAGGTCACCCTTGACACGAACAAGAAAACAACATCGGCAAGGAAGGCCGATGGAAAGGCCAACAAGCAATCATCAG GGCAGAACCAGAAAGCAAGAATGGTCAGATCACCACAATTATCGTGTGGACGCAGCGTGAAGATGAACTCCGAAAGGCAGCTGCAACCAGTTGTGATGAGCCCAGGAAGGCAGAAGACATCAGGACATAACTCAGATACATAG
- the LOC135637229 gene encoding protein WHAT'S THIS FACTOR 1, chloroplastic-like, whose product MDPRLLLSSQRTAPPSPFPFLLSSSSSTRILVSFPPRSAFFGSILVEGLGRRVKETPLRSTTVTAAVKRRKEVPFDSVIERDKKLKLVLKIRNILVKQPDRIMSLRELGRFRRDLGLTRKRRFIGLLRRFPAVFEIVEEGVYSLRFRLTPEAERIYLEELRSREEMEQLLVVKLRKLLMMSLDRRILLEKIAHLRHDLGLPAEFRDTICQRYPQYFRVVPTDRGPALELTHWDPELAVSAAEIAEEENRIREAEERNLIIDRAPRFRRVNLPRGLNLSKGEMRRLSQFKEMPYISPYSDFSGLRPGTSVKEKHACGVVHEILSFTLEKRTLVDHLTHFREEFRFSQQLRGMLIRHPDMFYVSLKGDRDSVFLREAYRGSQLIEKDRMLLLKEKLRALVMVPRFPGGGAQKSDETEKADGTSGGGSGVKGDEEWSDVDGLLSDGFGSGFDDEDDEDDDDDEEDDWSEEEDESPPDFSDGEGLNFNAKKPQAVNGSIKVEDQVLIPTLPDGQPRERW is encoded by the coding sequence atggatccaagattgctgctttCCTCCCAAAGAACAGCGCCTCCCTCCCCCTttcccttcctcctctcctcctcatcttccacAAGAATTCTCGTCTCCTTCCCCCCAAGGTCCGCATTCTTTGGCTCCATTCTCGTTGAGGGACTCGGCCGGAGAGTAAAGGAGACACCTTTGCGCTCGACTACTGTGACGGCTGCCGTCAAGCGGCGCAAGGAGGTCCCTTTCGATTCCGTGATCGAGCGCGACAAGAAGCTGAAGCTGGTGCTCAAGATCCGCAACATCCTCGTGAAGCAGCCCGACCGCATCATGAGTCTTCGCGAGCTCGGCCGCTTCCGCCGCGACCTCGGCCTCACCCGGAAGCGCCGCTTCATCGGGCTCCTCCGCCGCTTCCCGGCCGTGTTCGAGATCGTCGAGGAGGGCGTCTACTCCTTGCGATTCCGGCTCACCCCTGAGGCCGAGCGGATCTACCTAGAGGAGCTGCGCTCCCGGGAGGAGATGGAGCAGCTGCTTGTTGTGAAGCTGCGGAAGCTCCTGATGATGTCGCTCGACCGCCGGATCCTCCTGGAGAAGATCGCCCACCTTCGGCACGATCTCGGGCTGCCGGCCGAGTTCAGGGACACCATTTGCCAGAGGTACCCGCAGTACTTCCGGGTCGTGCCCACTGACCGAGGCCCGGCGCTCGAGCTCACGCACTGGGATCCCGAGCTTGCCGTCTCTGCTGCCGAGATTGCTGaggaggagaacagaatcagggaAGCTGAGGAGCGCAACCTGATCATTGACAGGGCTCCTAGGTTCCGAAGGGTGAACCTGCCCCGAGGTTTGAATCTCTCGAAGGGAGAGATGCGGAGGTTGAGCCAGTTCAAGGAAATGCCCTACATATCTCCTTACTCTGATTTCTCTGGATTGAGGCCAGGAACATCTGTGAAGGAGAAGCACGCATGCGGCGTAGTCCATGAGATCTTGAGCTTCACATTGGAGAAGCGGACTTTGGTCGACCACCTCACCCACTTCAGGGAGGAGTTCAGGTTCTCGCAGCAGCTGAGGGGAATGCTTATCAGACACCCTGACATGTTCTATGTCTCGCTGAAGGGGGACAGGGACTCCGTGTTCCTTCGCGAGGCTTATCGTGGTTCGCAGTTAATTGAGAAGGATAGGATGTTGCTTCTCAAGGAGAAGCTGCGGGCGCTTGTCATGGTTCCACGATTCCCAGGAGGGGGTGCTCAGAAGTCAGATGAGACAGAAAAAGCCGATGGAACATCAGGAGGCGGAAGCGGCGTCAAAGGTGACGAGGAATGGTCTGATGTGGATGGTCTTTTGTCCGATGGGTTTGGCAGTGGATTTGATGACGAGGATgacgaagatgatgatgatgatgaagaggatGATTGGAGCGAAGAAGAGGATGAATCTCCTCCTGATTTTAGTGATGGTGAAGGTCTGAACTTCAATGCGAAAAAGCCACAAGCAGTTAATGGCTCAATAAAGGTTGAAGATCAAGTTCTGATTCCTACACTTCCAGATGGCCAGCCAAGAGAGAGATGGTGA
- the LOC135635109 gene encoding uncharacterized protein LOC135635109 produces the protein MEQFRQLGEAVGSLKALMVFRDEIRVNRRQCHLLVDAFDLAFDAVAEEMRSHLRFEEKPGKWRALEQPLRELHRVFREGEQYVRRCLEPGEWWGKAVALIQNSECVELHLHNLLWCVPVVLEAIENVAEATAGGDQEDIQKKRLVFSKKYEREWMEPELFQHKLGKLYLSSQELRTRLETAWKEDRWILSETIAEKASSGSRPLTKQENRLAQLLVGPKGKLWPSSVLVGSPDYQVRRRFGSGSVYYKEIQWMGETFVVKHVIGDTASLTNEISILSSIAHPNVMQYMYCFTDEEKKECLMLMELISKDLSCYIREVCSTRRKVLPLLVAVDTMLQIARGMEYLHSKQIYHGDLNPSNIFVKARNPSPDGYLHAKVGGLGLSPATNSKASSCIWHSPEVLLEQEQTGDGSSSSSKRTEKADVYSFAMICFELLTGKVPFEDNHLQGDKMSKNIRAGERPLFPSQSPKYLVTLTRRCWHSDPSQRPSFSSVCRVLRYLKRFLVLNPDHSQPDPTPPPVDYFDLESSLSKKFANWARGDLLRASEVPFQMYAFRVLERERTSANVKERSSESGSEGASVCGDENACNGVLPDDDDTIATVVSADKSLPQKVTLDTNKKTTSARKADGKANKQSSGQNQKARMVRSPQLSCGRSVKMNSERQLQPVVMSPGRQKTSGHNSDT, from the exons ATGGAGCAATTCCGGCAGCTTGGCGAAGCCGTCGGAAGCCTCAAGGCGCTCATGGTGTTCCGCGACGAGATACGCGTCAACCGCCGGCAGTGCCACCTGCTCGTGGACGCCTTCGACCTGGCCTTCGACGCCGTCGCGGAGGAGATGCGTAGCCACTTGAGGTTCGAGGAGAAGCCGGGGAAGTGGCGCGCCCTCGAGCAACCTCTCAGGGAGCTCCACCGCGTCTTCCGGGAGGGAGAGCAGTACGTGAGGCGGTGCCTCGAGCCGGGGGAGTGGTGGGGGAAAGCCGTCGCCCTCATCCAGAATTCCGAATGCGTCGAACTCCACCTCCACAATCTGCTCTGGTGCGTCCCCGTCGTGCTCGAGGCGATCGAGAACGTCGCCGAGGCCACCGCCGGGGGTGACCAGGAAGACATCCAAAAGAAGCGGCTCGTCTTCTCCAAGAAGTACGAGAGGGAGTGGATGGAGCCCGAGCTCTTCCAGCACAAGCTAGGGAAGCTCTACTTGTCCTCGCAAGAACTGCGCACCAGATTGGAGACGGCATGGAAGGAGGACCGATGGATTCTCTCCGAGACCATAGCCGAGAAGGCGAGCTCCGGGTCCAGGCCTCTGACGAAGCAGGAGAACAGGCTTGCCCAGCTCCTGGTTGGCCCAAAGGGGAAGCTTTGGCCGAGCTCAGTCCTCGTTGGCTCGCCGGACTACCAAGTAAGAAGAAGATTTGGGAGTGGGAGCGTCTACTACAAGGAGATCCAATGGATGGGCGAGACCTTCGTGGTGAAGCACGTTATCGGAGACACAGCGTCACTGACGAACGAGATCTCCATCCTCTCATCGATCGCGCACCCGAACGTAATGCAGTACATGTACTGCTTCACCGACGAAGAGAAGAAAGAGTGCTTGATGCTGATGGAGCTGATAAGCAAAGATCTCTCTTGTTACATACGAGAGGTTTGCTCCACAAGGAGAAAGGTGCTTCCTTTGCTGGTGGCAGTGGACACGATGCTTCAAATAGCCAGAGGAATGGAGTACCTTCACTCGAAGCAGATCTACCATGGCGACCTGAACCCTTCGAACATCTTCGTCAAGGCGAGGAATCCATCACCAGACGGCTATCTGCACGCGAAAGTTGGCGGCTTGGGGCTGTCGCCGGCGACGAACTCCAAGGCTTCATCATGCATTTGGCATTCTCCGGAGGTTCTACTGGAGCAGGAGCAGACGGGggatggcagcagcagcagctcaaaGCGCACGGAGAAGGCGGACGTCTACAGCTTCGCCATGATATGCTTCGAACTCTTGACAGGAAAGGTACCCTTCGAGGACAACCATCTGCAGGGAGACAAGATGAGCAAGAACATCAGGGCCGGGGAGAGGCCATTGTTTCCGTCTCAGTCTCCCAAGTACCTCGTGACCCTAACGAGGAGATGCTGGCACTCTGATCCCTCGCAGCGCCCGAGCTTCTCCTCTGTTTGCAGGGTGCTCCGTTACCTCAAACGGTTCCTGGTGCTGAATCCAGATCACAGCCAGCCGGATCCGACGCCGCCGCCGGTGGATTACTTCGATCTGGAGAGCAGTCTGTCGAAGAAGTTCGCGAACTGGGCAAGGGGCGACCTTCTCCGAGCCTCGGAAGTGCCCTTCCAAATGTATGCATTCAGAGTGCTGGAAAGGGAGAGGACGAGCGCGAACGTGAAGGAGAGGAGCTCGGAGTCGGGCAGCGAGGGGGCATCAGTTTGCGGCGATGAGAATGCATGTAATGGTGTTCTTCCAGATGATGATGATACAATCGCGACCGTTGTTAGTGCCGATAAGTCGTTGCCTCAAAAGGTCACCCTTGACACGAACAAGAAAACAACATCGGCAAGGAAGGCCGATGGAAAGGCCAACAAGCAATCATCAG GGCAGAACCAGAAAGCAAGAATGGTCAGATCACCACAATTATCGTGTGGACGCAGCGTGAAGATGAACTCCGAAAGGCAGCTGCAACCAGTTGTGATGAGCCCAGGAAGGCAGAAGACATCAGGACATAACTCAGATACATAG
- the LOC135637224 gene encoding hydroxyproline O-galactosyltransferase HPGT1-like gives MQSRGSGPRPLSRISSIMLSMFATMASFYVAGRLWQDAQNRVYLIKELDRRTGQGQSAISVDETLKLVACRHQQKKLAALEMELAAARHEGFVGQYSSETNGTYSRKRLLVVIGIVTEFGRKKHRDAVRKSWLSTGAAMKKLESEKGVVARFVIGRSANQGDGLDREIDDENSQTKDFIVLDNHVEASEEGPKKTKLFLVYAADTWDAEFYAKVNDDVYVNIDALGTMLASHLDKPRVYIGCMKSGEVFSELSHKWFEPEWWKFGDGKSYFRHASSEMFVVSRAVAQFISINKSILRTFAHDDVSVGSWMIGLDVKHVNEGKLCCSSWSSGAVCAAA, from the exons ATGCAGAGCCGGGGATCTGGTCCCCGCCCTCTCTCCCGAATCTCCTCCATCATGCTGTCGATGTTCGCCACCATGGCTTCCTTCTATGTCGCCGGCCG TCTTTGGCAGGACGCGCAGAATAGGGTTTATCTCATCAAAGAACTCGATCGAAGGACTGGGCAG GGTCAGTCTGCTATTTCCGTCGACGAGACGCTGAAGTTAGTAGCCTGCAG GCACCAACAGAAGAAATTAGCTGCACTTGAGATGGAGCTTGCTGCGGCGAGACATGAAGGTTTTGTTGGGCAGTACTCTTCAGAGACCAATGGGACTTATTCTAGGAAAAGGCTGCTGGTTGTTATAGGAATAGTCACAGAATTTGGACGGAAAAAGCATAGGGATGCAGTTCGAAAATCGTGGCTGTCAACTG GTGCAGCAATGAAAAAATTGGAATCAGAAAAAGGTGTGGTAGCACGATTTGTAATAGGACGAAG TGCAAATCAGGGAGATGGTTTGGACAGAGAGATTGATGATGAAAATAGTCAGACAAAGGACTTCATTGTTCTC GATAATCATGTAGAAGCTTCAGAAGAAGGCCCAAAGAAGACAAAGCTGTTTTTAGTTTATGCTGCAGATACCTGGGATGCTGAGTTCTATGCTAAGGTTAATGATGATGTTTATGTTAATATTG ATGCTTTGGGAACAATGCTTGCATCACACTTGGACAAGCCCCGTGTTTACATTGGTTGTATGAAATCTGGTGAAGTTTTCTCTGAGTT GAGTCACAAGTGGTTTGAACCAGAGTGGTGGAAGTTTGGTGATGGAAAATC GTACTTCCGTCATGCTTCTAGTGAAATGTTTGTAGTCTCCAGAGCTGTTGCACAGTTTATTTCCATCAACAA gtcTATTCTTCGCACATTTGCCCATGATGATGTCAGTGTTGGATCATGGATGATTGGTCTTGATGTTAAGCATGTTAACGAAGGAAAACTATGCTGCTCATCGTGGTCCTCAG GAGCCGTATGTGCAGCTGCATGA